One genomic segment of Chelmon rostratus isolate fCheRos1 chromosome 22, fCheRos1.pri, whole genome shotgun sequence includes these proteins:
- the LOC121625568 gene encoding serine-threonine kinase receptor-associated protein has translation MAMRQTPLTCSGHTRPVVDLAFSGITPYGYFLISACKDGKPMLRQGDTGDWIGTFLGHKGAVWGATLNTDATKAATAAADFTAKVWDAVSGDEVLTLAHKHIVKTVSFTQDSNCLLTGGNDKLLRIYDLSNPEAAPQEIAGHTSAIKKALWYNNDKQILSAAEDKTIRLWDRTSMEEVKTLTFDTSVSSMEYVADGEILVITYGKTIAFYNALSLDLIKTVEAPAPINSASLHPEKDFFVAGGDDFKLYKFDYSTKEELESYKGHFGPVHCVRFSPDGELYASGSEDGTLRLWQTAVGKTYGLWKCVLPEDLGAENSEQLYTSTPEIKA, from the exons ATGGCGATGAGACAGACTCCGCTCACCTGCTCCGGTCACACCCGACCTGTTGTGGACCTGGCCTTCAGTGGAATCACTCCTTATGGCTATTTCCTCATTAGCGCCTGCAAGG ATGGCAAGCCCATGTTGCGCCAGGGAGACACAGGGGACTGGATAGGAACGTTTCTGGGTCACAAAGGTGCTGTCTGGGGAGCCACTCTGAACACGGACGCTACCAAGGCAGCCACCGCTGCAGCGGACTTCACAGC AAAGGTGTGGGATGCAGTGAGTGGAGACGAGGTCCTCACACTGGCACATAAACACATTGTCAAGACTGTCAGCTTTACACAG GACAGCAACTGTCTGCTGACTGGAGGAAATGACAAGCTGCTGCGCATCTATGATCTCAGCAACCCTGAAGCAG CACCTCAGGAGATTGCAGGTCACACCTCAGCCATAAAAAAAGCCTTGTGGTATAACAACGACAAGCAgatcctctctgctgctgaggacAAAACTATACG gcTTTGGGACAGAACCTCcatggaggaggtgaagacGCTGACGTTCGACACTTCAGTAAGCAGCATGGAGTATGTGGCTGATGGAGAGATTCTGGTGATCACATACGGAAAGACCATTGCTTTCTACAACGCTCTGAG CCTGGACTTGATCAAGACGGTGGAGGCTCCGGCTCCCATCAACTCAGCCTCCCTACACCCAGAGAAGGACTTCTTTGTTGCCGGTGGAGATGACTTCAAGCTCTACAAATTTGACTACAGCACCAAAGAAGAGCTAG AGTCCTATAAGGGTCACTTCGGTCCAGTGCACTGTGTCCGCTTCAGTCCGGATGGTGAACTGTATGCCAGCGGCTCTGAGGATGGCACGCTCCGACTGTGGCAGACAGCTGTGGGGAAAACCTATGGCCTGTGGAAGTGTGTCCTTCCTG